The Heyndrickxia acidicola sequence TTTGTAATGGGTATCCTTTGCCATCATACCTTTCATGATGGAATAAAATAATATCCAGAATTCCATTATCTTTAAAACTTGATACATGTTTAAGCATTTCAAAACCAATAGTTGGATGAGACTTTATATAATTGTATTCCTCATTAGTTAATTGATCGGGCTTTGTTAAAATTCGTTCCGAAATCCCAATTTTGCCAATGTCATGTAATAATGCACCTATTTGAATATTGTTACAAATGGCTTTTGGTAGTCTCATTTTATTTGCTGTTTCAACCGCATATTTAGCAACATTTTCTGAATGATTCATTGTGTATGAGTCTCTAGAATCCAAAGCATTAGAAAGAGCAGTAACTAACTCTAAATTATCTTGTTTAACTTTTTGAATATTAGTGACTAGACCAACAGTTATAAAGGTAATTAATAGATAAGTTAATAAAAAAATAAAAAAAGTTACTAAGCTATAAGAGGAATCTAGTAGAGGATAAAATCTGCATATAACAATAATTAATGTGAAAAAAATTAAAAACCAAGTAGGTTTCTTGTAGAAGCCAATACCTAAAAATATTGTTGACAAAACATAGAGTATAAAGAAATTTTCGTGTTGCAGAAAAAAATTGTTCAATAAAATACTTCCTAATAAAATTATAAAAAATCCGTAGCGATAGTATAAGGGGTTACTTAACCATTGGTATGAAATATTCACCATATCCTCTCTCAATTTTGTATATATGGTAATTACAGTGAAAATAGCACCTTATTGTAAATTACCATAATTACTGTGAGCAGGAAATAAACATCTAAAAAGTAATATATTTAAAATTATTAGGAAATATCAATCTAGAAATATTATTCTAAAAAATCTATTTTTTTAGGGTGGTGATAATATGCCAACGCCAGCAAAGCCGGCTAAACTTCAACTTATACAAGGTAATCCAGCAAAGAAAAATGTAGAAGAGCTTGAAAAACGCGCTGCAAATGAAGAAAAGCTAAAAATGAGTGCTGAAAATGTTGTTCCTCCAAGTTGGCTAGATGCAACAGCTAAAAAGGAATTCAATCGACTAGCTAAATTGTTAATCGGAATTGAATTGATCAATGAAGCAGACATAAATACACTTGCTTTATATTGCGATGCTTTATCAGAATATCTTGCTTGTAAACGTGAAATTAAAGCTAAAGGAAAATGGATCGACAATAAGCCAAGTCCTTTTTATTTACGGAAGAAAGATGCTGCAGCTCAAATGAGGGTATTATCTGCTGATTTAGGACTTTCACCTTCTGCAAGAGCTAGATTAGCAATCAACTTGAGCACAGAAGAAGATGATGAAATTGACATCTAAACCAATCTTAGAAATGAATTTTACCGAATTAACTCAATGGTGGGAGGATTATAAGAAAGAACAAAAATCTTGGGGCGGAATATTAGTTGAACCTTATCCTGAATTACTGACAAC is a genomic window containing:
- a CDS encoding HD-GYP domain-containing protein; the protein is MNNFFLQHENFFILYVLSTIFLGIGFYKKPTWFLIFFTLIIVICRFYPLLDSSYSLVTFFIFLLTYLLITFITVGLVTNIQKVKQDNLELVTALSNALDSRDSYTMNHSENVAKYAVETANKMRLPKAICNNIQIGALLHDIGKIGISERILTKPDQLTNEEYNYIKSHPTIGFEMLKHVSSFKDNGILDIILFHHERYDGKGYPLQIKGDQIPLAARIVAVADTFDAMTSKRVYRNDLDLQDALNEIRNNKGTQFDPEIVDVFLSLFEKENNTKNFSGDLNLQRVFHPLQTDNSSVG
- a CDS encoding phage terminase small subunit P27 family, which codes for MPTPAKPAKLQLIQGNPAKKNVEELEKRAANEEKLKMSAENVVPPSWLDATAKKEFNRLAKLLIGIELINEADINTLALYCDALSEYLACKREIKAKGKWIDNKPSPFYLRKKDAAAQMRVLSADLGLSPSARARLAINLSTEEDDEIDI